Proteins encoded in a region of the Ptychodera flava strain L36383 chromosome 4, AS_Pfla_20210202, whole genome shotgun sequence genome:
- the LOC139130945 gene encoding transmembrane protein 272-like isoform X1 — protein sequence MADEENQRDPILPREDKPPSYDDLEKAGLFARVKMAKQQSSGPKELTNSICEIIFGSAILLLGCLIFSTVSMAIPIVMIIIGSIHKDDCRAEPHIPIYLIVSGTFVIVVFFLSACAGDKKRRLVNDDVEDDGGASYGCAKCLSTLISLFLLAWFIAGNVWIYGTYEPNYSNDEARDYCHKTLYLFSFWLMNATYILLGLTCCLGCLACCSSD from the exons ATGGCGGACGAAGAAAACCAGCGT GATCCCATTCTACCACGGGAAGACAAGCCGCCCTCATACGATGACCTCGAAAAAG CCGGCCTTTTCGCTCGTGTTAAGATGGCCAAACAACAATCGTCAGGACCAAAAGAGCTGACAAATTCAATCTGCGAAATAATCTTTGGATCCG CTATTCTGTTACTTGGATGCCTAATCTTTTCTACGGTTTCCATGGCAATTCCTATCGTGATGATAATTATCG GTTCTATTCACAAAGATGACTGTCGAGCAGAACCACACATACCAATTTATCTGATCGTCAGTGGCACATTCGTTATAGTGGTCTTCTTCTTGTCAGCATGTGCGGGTGACAAGAAAAGGCGCCTGGTGAACGACGATGTTGAAGATGATGGCGGCGCTTCGTATGGATGTGCCAAATGCTTATCTACTTTGATTAGCCTGTTCCTGTTGGCCTGGTTCATAGCAG GTAACGTCTGGATTTATGGAACATATGAGCCTAACTACAGTAACGACGAAGCACGTGATTATTGCCACAAGACTCTGTATCTCTTCTCGTTTTGGTTAATGAATGCTACTTACATCCTCCTTGGATTGACGTGCTGTCTTGGTTGCCTTGCATGTTGTAGCTCTGATTAG
- the LOC139130945 gene encoding transmembrane protein 272-like isoform X2, with the protein MADEENQRDPILPREDKPPSYDDLEKGSIHKDDCRAEPHIPIYLIVSGTFVIVVFFLSACAGDKKRRLVNDDVEDDGGASYGCAKCLSTLISLFLLAWFIAGNVWIYGTYEPNYSNDEARDYCHKTLYLFSFWLMNATYILLGLTCCLGCLACCSSD; encoded by the exons ATGGCGGACGAAGAAAACCAGCGT GATCCCATTCTACCACGGGAAGACAAGCCGCCCTCATACGATGACCTCGAAAAAG GTTCTATTCACAAAGATGACTGTCGAGCAGAACCACACATACCAATTTATCTGATCGTCAGTGGCACATTCGTTATAGTGGTCTTCTTCTTGTCAGCATGTGCGGGTGACAAGAAAAGGCGCCTGGTGAACGACGATGTTGAAGATGATGGCGGCGCTTCGTATGGATGTGCCAAATGCTTATCTACTTTGATTAGCCTGTTCCTGTTGGCCTGGTTCATAGCAG GTAACGTCTGGATTTATGGAACATATGAGCCTAACTACAGTAACGACGAAGCACGTGATTATTGCCACAAGACTCTGTATCTCTTCTCGTTTTGGTTAATGAATGCTACTTACATCCTCCTTGGATTGACGTGCTGTCTTGGTTGCCTTGCATGTTGTAGCTCTGATTAG